GGAATTCGAGCAGGACACCCGCGGCGCCGGCCTGCGCGCCTGTTATTTCGGTGCCGGCGAGCGGTTGGCCCAGGCGCTGGCGGCCCGGGGGCCCTACGATCGGCTGTACCTGGGGGCTCAACCCTGTTGGAATCCCCAGCGCTGGCGCCAGACCCTCGACAGCAAGGCTTCCCTGCGCGCCCAGCTCCACCGCGCGCGCAACAAGAACGTCGTGGCGGAAGCCTGGAGCGCCGAGCGGGCTACCGACCATCCGGAGCTCCACCGCTGTCTGGAAGAGTGGCTGAGCACCCGCGGCCTGCCGCCGCTGCACTTCCTGGTGGAGCCGGAGACCCTGGGGCGGCTCTACGACCGTCAGGTCTTCGTCGCCTCCCGGAAGGGCCGGCCGGTGGCCTTCTTGGTGGCCTCGCCGGTGCCTCAACGGCGGGGCTGGCTGGTGGAGCAGAATATCCGCGGGTTCGGGGCTCCCAACGGCACCACCGAGCTGCTCCTCGACGCCGCCATGGAGAGCTTCGCCGCCGCCGGGTGCGAATACGCCACCCTCGGGCTGTGCCCCCTGTCCAAACGCGCCGGCTTGGGCTCGCCGCCCCAGCGCTGGTGGCTGCGTCTGCTCCTTGGCTGGGTGCGCGCCCACGGCCGCCGCTTCTACGATTTCGACGGTCTCGACGCCTACAAGGCCAAATTCCTGCCCCACACCTGGGAGCCCATCTACGCCATCACCGGCGGCGACCGCGTGGGCCTGCGGACCCTCTACGCCATCGCCGGCGCCTTCGCCCGCACCCCGCCGCCGCTGCTGTTGGTGCGCGCCCTGGGCCGGGCGGTGCGTCAGGAGCTACGCTGGTTGGTGGGGAAGTAGCCGCCCCGTCGAAGCTACCCCTTCGAAGCCGCCCCTTCGAAGCGAGCCCGTCCAAGCAGCCCGTTCGAAAAATCTCCCCATCCCACTAAACACTCGTCCTTCCGCCGGGTCTTGGAGGCTGAACCCGGAAAAACCCCCGTCACCCGGAAGGACGTATGGCCAACACATCGACCCCGACTCTGACCCCCACCGCCTCGATTCCCGCCCAAGACGGTCTCGGCGAGCTGCGCCGGCTGGCCGCCGAGGAGGGCTGGAACGATCTCGAAGAGCTCGCCGCCGGCTTGCTCGATCCGCCCGCTACGGCTGACGTCTGCATCGCTTGCGGGCCCGCCGTGGACGGCGCCGCATGGCGCTCCCGGCGGTCTCAGAAGCTGTCGGCGAGCTCCTCCTCGGTGGCCTCTCTGGACGAGCTGGCCCAGGACCCCGCCGCCGCCTGGGGGGCTTCGAAGCTGGTGATCCTCCTCTCCTGCGGCCGCCTCGTGGATGCCGCTCTGCGCGCTGCAGTGGAAGAGCTCACCGTCGGCCGTCCGGCGGAATCCTGGGCTCTCGTCTACGACGGGGCCGAGACCCTGGAGGATGCAGGGGATCTGGACATCGTCGAGCGTGGTGCCCGCCAGCTCTCCCCCGAAGCGCACCCCCATCTCTCCGCCGCCGGTGCCGGCGAGGATTCCCTCCCGGAGTTTCTGGCCCAGCGGCTGGCGCAGGATGAAGAGCGGCTGGAGAAGTGGCTGAAAGGTGCCGGGGCGGATCCGGCGGCGCTCGACGCCTGGCGTCTTCGCCGGCTGCTGGAACGGGCGGAGCAGGAGGTCGCTGGGGATCCCGCACCGGTGGTTCCCCAGAAGCCGTCGGCGTCCCATCCCGGGGCCGGCGAGGCGGAGGACCGGTCCTTGAGCAGCCTCCGCCGGTCGCTGCAGCGCTCCCGCCGCCGTCTCGCCGAGCGCCTCGACGTCGACTTCCGGCAGCTGCGGGACGAGGTGGATCGGGCTCTCAACGACCTCGACCGCGATCTGGGGACCGAGCTGGAGGACGAGCTCGAAGGGCTTTTGGACCGCAAGTCCGCCACCGCGGAGGAGATCGAGGCGGCGGTGGAGGGGCGGATGCGGGAGGCCGTGGGGCGCCTGGCCGAGACCTGTGCCGAGCGCGTGGAGAAGCGCCGGCGAGAGCTCTTGGACGACGGTCGCCAGCTCCTGCGGGACGTTCGGTGGAACCTCATCGAAGACGGCGATGGCTATCCCGAGGAGCTGCTGGCGCCGCTGGCTTCCGTCCGCTGGAGCGAGGACGATCTCGGATTGGACGGCCGGCTACCGGCGGACCCTCGCCGAGACCGTGCTTCGGCGTCGGCACCGTCGGACGATCTGGCCACGCTGCTGCTGGTGGCGTCCGGGGGTGCCGTGTCCGCCTGGTTCTCCACCTTCCTCGGCTTTGCCCCGCTGCTCATCGCCTTGAGCTCCGCCTCCGGAGCGTTCGGGGTCGGTTGGCTCCAGCGCTTCCGCCGCCGGAGCGGCCGCAAGCAACTTGTCGTCGAGGAGGCGGTGGGGCAGGTCCATGTCGCCCTGGGCCGGCTGCGGGACGAGCTGCGCCGGGCACTCCATGACCTTCACGGAGAGATCCGCTCCGAGCTCAACCGGCGCTGGCGAGAGTTGGAGCAACGGCTGGAGGCTTCGGAAGCCTCGGCCCCATCTGCCACGACATCTGCGGCGACATCTGGGGCGACGGGCACTCAGGCGATCTCCGAACGCCTGGCCGGGATCCGCCGCCGAGTCTTCGACACGAGTCTTTGAGCCTGAAATTTCATTCGTTTTCGAACGGTAGCGAGAGGAGCTAGACCATGAGTGCTGAAACCCTGATTCCTGAAACCCCTACCACCGAGACCCCCAGCCCCAAGACCACAAGTGCCGAGAACACCGGTTCTCCCAAGGGCCTCAAGGCCAAGGTCGAGGAGGTCCGGCGCAGATCCACCCACCGAGCCGCCGAGGCCATCGGCGCCCTCGGCGACATCGCC
This Acidobacteriota bacterium DNA region includes the following protein-coding sequences:
- a CDS encoding DUF2156 domain-containing protein, translating into MAESSPALENTCSGEEDGKVLEQDSSSKVDDSLPPEHLRRARELVLRFGWNSTVYQILNPGIERWTAADGEALVGYVTAHGHRVVAGSPVCAPERLESVVEEFEQDTRGAGLRACYFGAGERLAQALAARGPYDRLYLGAQPCWNPQRWRQTLDSKASLRAQLHRARNKNVVAEAWSAERATDHPELHRCLEEWLSTRGLPPLHFLVEPETLGRLYDRQVFVASRKGRPVAFLVASPVPQRRGWLVEQNIRGFGAPNGTTELLLDAAMESFAAAGCEYATLGLCPLSKRAGLGSPPQRWWLRLLLGWVRAHGRRFYDFDGLDAYKAKFLPHTWEPIYAITGGDRVGLRTLYAIAGAFARTPPPLLLVRALGRAVRQELRWLVGK